A genomic window from Cyprinus carpio isolate SPL01 chromosome A2, ASM1834038v1, whole genome shotgun sequence includes:
- the LOC109050385 gene encoding neuromedin-U receptor 1-like: MIQYNCSSPDSLYAAVNASWCSTREDDCLNRTASQSDLCLSRSAYLEKHLGPCRSPFFLPMCITYLLIFVVGVLGNSLTCIVIARHRVMRTTTNYYLFSLAISDLLVLLLGLPLELYELWSNYPFLFGVAGCYFKTCLFETVCFASVLNVTALSAERYRAVVHPLQAKHMVTHAHAKRVILLLWVVSLLCALPNTSLQGVEMLKPHFGLTFPDSGVCTVVHDRWIYNLLVQVTALLFFILPMLTITVLYVLIGLQLHRERECFDSKIRLNQDGVNQRARHRQVTKMLCALVVVFGICWAPFHIDRVMWSYIDVWTAENHHVFEYVHLLSGVFFYLSSVVNPILYNLMSSRFREMFLEVVCQKDHRQLSISKVTLRSVVSASFSASNSVSFSVKFNPRGLPHTL, translated from the exons ATGATCCAGTACAACTGCTCGTCTCCAGACTCGCTGTACGCAGCTGTGAATGCATCATGGTGCTCCACCAGAGAGGACGACTGTCTCAACAGAACAGCGAGCCAGTCAGACCTCTGTCTGAGCCGCAGTGCTTACCTGGAGAAGCACCTGGGCCCTTGCCGTTCACCCTTCTTCCTGCCTATGTGCATCACCTACCTGCTCATCTTTGTAGTCGGCGTGCTGGGCAACAGCCTGACTTGTATAGTAATCGCCCGTCACCGTGTAATGCGCACAACGACAAACTACTACCTGTTCAGCTTGGCCATTTCTGACCTCCTTGTGCTGTTGCTTGGTCTCCCGCTGGAGCTTTATGAACTCTGGAGCAACTATCCCTTTCTGTTTGGCGTCGCTGGCTGCTACTTCAAAACCTGCCTATTTGAGACGGTCTGCTTTGCCTCTGTGCTCAATGTGACCGCCTTGAGCGCAGAGCGCTACAGAGCCGTGGTGCATCCTCTGCAAGCCAAACACATGGTGACGCACGCTCATGCCAAGCGCGTTATCCTTTTGCTATGGGTCGTCTCGCTGTTGTGTGCCTTGCCCAATACCAGTCTGCAAGGCGTGGAGATGTTAAAACCCCATTTTGGACTCACTTTCCCCGATTCGGGTGTGTGTACCGTGGTGCATGATAGGTGGATCTATAACTTGCTGGTGCAGGTGACGGCACTGCTGTTCTTCATCCTGCCGATGCTGACCATCACTGTGCTGTATGTGCTGATCGGCCTGCAGCTGCATCGAGAACGGGAGTGTTTTGATTCAAAGATTCGGCTCAATCAGGATGGGGTAAATCAGAGGGCACGCCATCGGCAGGTCACAAAAATGCTCT GTGCATTGGTGGTTGTGTTTGGAATCTGCTGGGCCCCGTTTCACATCGATCGTGTCATGTGGAGCTACATTGATGTCTGGACTGCAGAGAACCACCATGTCTTTGAGTATGTGCATCTTCTTTCTGGTGTCTTCTTCTACTTGAGCTCAGTGGTCAATCCCATCCTGTATAACCTCATGTCTTCACGCTTCAGAGAAATGTTCCTTGAGGTGGTGTGTCAAAAAGACCATCGTCAGCTCTCAATAAGTAAGGTCACATTACGTAGTGTTGTTTCTGCCTCTTTTTCTGCCTCcaattctgtctctttttctgtaAAATTCAACCCTCGTGGGCTGCCACACACTCTCTAG
- the LOC109050386 gene encoding LOW QUALITY PROTEIN: deoxyribodipyrimidine photo-lyase-like (The sequence of the model RefSeq protein was modified relative to this genomic sequence to represent the inferred CDS: inserted 2 bases in 1 codon), with the protein MLHIRLFSTGLYIRYTLLSDPNTLLHYSSMSASKRTLKRRRESPDSAAGTQPKLAGGSARESGWLLEDVTEHRKAAQGCEFNKKRLRYLSDTQKITQGSDGLLYWMCRDHRVQDNWALIYAQQLALAEKLPLHICFCLAPRYLDATYRQYAFMLKGLREVAKECKSLDIQFHLLSGEPGQNLPSFVKKWKFGAVVTDFNPLRIPRQWIETVKKHLPADVPFIQVDAHNVVPCWEASEKLEYGARTIRGKITKLLPEFLTEIPPVDTHPHSASRAAEPVDWEEVLSSLEVERSVGEVDWAQPGTSGGMAMLESFIDRRLRLFATHRNNPNCDALSHLSPWIHTGQLSAQRVVKQVKRKKNASETVASFVEELVVRRELADNFCFYNPNYDNISGAYDWAKKTLQDHAKDRRQYLYTKEQLENAKTHDQLWNAAQRQLVSEGKMHGFLRMYWAKKILEWTASPEEALSIAIYLNDRLSLDGCDPNGYVGCMWSICGIHDQGWAERPIFGKICFMNYAGCXRKFDVAQFERKYAAIKENSNKDTKKSSFNN; encoded by the exons ATGCTTCATATTAG GCTGTTTTCTACGGGCTTGTACATCAGATACACGCTACTCAGCGACCCAAACACACTTCTACATTACAGCAGTATGTCTGCAAGCAAGCGCACGCTGAAGCGCCGGAGAGAGTCACCGGACAGCGCCGCCGGGACACAGCCGAAGCTCGCCGGAGGAAGCGCGAGAGAGTCCGGCTGGCTGCTGGAGGACGTGACCGAGCACCGCAAAGCAGCGCAGGGATGCGAGTTCAACAAAAAGCGCCTGCGTTATTTATCAGACACCCAGAAAATCACACAGGGCTCTGATGGGCTCCTCTACTGGATGTGCCGCGACCACAGAGTCCAAG ATAACTGGGCACTGATCTATGCTCAGCAGCTGGCCTTGGCTGAGAAACTTCCTCTGCACATCTGCTTCTGCTTGGCGCCTCGATATTTGGATGCGACCTACAGACAGTACGCCTTTATGCTAAAAGGACTGCGAGAAGTGGCAAAG GAATGCAAAAGCTTGGATATTCAGTTCCATCTGCTGTCGGGAGAACCTGGACAGAATCTGCCAAGCTTTGTTAAAAAGTGGAAGTTTGGAGCAGTTGTCACTGACTTTAACCCTCTCAGAATCCCTCGCCAGTGGATTGAGACTGTTAAGAAACACCTTCCGGCTGACGTGCCCTTCATTCAG GTCGATGCACACAACGTGGTGCCTTGCTGGGAAGCGTCTGAGAAGCTGGAATATGGAGCCAGGACTATCCGGGGCAAAATCACTAAACTTCTTCCAGAATTCCTCACAGAGATTCCTCCTGTGGACACTCATCCACACTCCGCTTCTCGTGCAGCAGAG CCAGTAGATTGGGAGGAGGTGCTGTCGTCTCTTGAGGTGGAGCGCAGTGTTGGAGAGGTGGACTGGGCTCAGCCTGGCACCTCTGGAGGCATGGCCATGCTGGAGTCCTTCATTGACCGACGACTGCGTCTCTTTGCCACTCACAGGAACAATCCCAACTGTGACGCCCTCAGCCATCTCTCCCCCTGGATCCACACCG GTCAGTTGTCTGCTCAGCGTGTCGTGAAGCAGGTCAAACGAAAAAAGAACGCCAGCGAGACCGTGGCATCTTTTGTTGAGGAACTGGTGGTGCGCCGGGAGCTCGCTGACAACTTCTGCTTCTACAACCCGAACTATGACAACATTTCAG GTGCATATGATTGGGCGAAGAAGACTTTGCAGGATCACGCTAAGGATCGCAGACAGTACCTTTACACGAAAGAGCAGCTGGAGAACGCCAAAACCCATGACCAGTTGTGGAACGCTGCACAG CGTCAGCTGGTGTCAGAAGGGAAGATGCATGGGTTCCTGCGCATGTACTGGGCAAAGAAGATCCTGGAATGGACTGCGTCCCCTGAAGAAGCCCTCTCTATTGCTATTTATCTGAATGACCGTTTGTCTTTAGACGGCTGCGATCCCAACGGATACGTGG GCTGCATGTGGTCCATCTGTGGCATCCATGACCAGGGCTGGGCAGAGAGGCCCATCTTTGGCAAAATTTGCTTTATGAATTATGCTGGCTG ACGGAAGTTTGATGTGGCACAGTTTGAGAGGAAGTACGCTGCTATAAAGGAGAACTCCAATAAAGATACCAAGAAATCTTCTTTCAACAACTGA